In Saccharicrinis fermentans DSM 9555 = JCM 21142, a genomic segment contains:
- a CDS encoding prephenate dehydratase, producing the protein MKKVAIQGGGGSNHEIAAKAYFETDNIATVECNSFEELFSTLKEDHSIYGIIAIENTLVGSILQNYTLLKDSGMVIIGEYKLRIKHQLLALPGERLEDIREVHSHPMALAQCSDFFKQYPHIKMISRDDTALSGKWIRDNQLKGMAAIAPALAAEKYNLDIIAKDIETNKRNFTRFLIISHKEKIALEDILTQQPINKSSLVFALPHAEGSLSKVLSILAFYNINLSKIQSLPVVGSEWEYLFYIDLVFEDYKRYQQSLNAIRPLTRNLKSLGEYHVGKRSFDTVSNDNKPLSEQKTF; encoded by the coding sequence ATGAAGAAAGTAGCAATTCAAGGAGGCGGTGGTTCTAACCACGAAATAGCAGCCAAAGCGTATTTTGAAACAGACAACATTGCAACAGTTGAGTGCAACTCCTTCGAAGAGCTTTTTTCCACACTAAAAGAAGATCATTCGATTTATGGCATCATAGCAATCGAAAACACCTTGGTTGGAAGTATTCTTCAGAACTACACTCTACTAAAGGATTCCGGAATGGTCATCATTGGTGAATACAAACTACGTATCAAGCACCAACTACTGGCCTTACCTGGTGAACGACTAGAGGATATCAGGGAAGTTCACTCCCACCCTATGGCATTGGCGCAATGCAGCGATTTTTTCAAACAGTATCCCCATATCAAGATGATTTCAAGAGATGACACGGCCTTAAGCGGAAAGTGGATTCGGGATAACCAACTAAAAGGAATGGCAGCCATAGCACCTGCATTAGCCGCAGAGAAATACAATTTAGACATTATTGCCAAAGACATTGAGACCAACAAAAGAAACTTTACACGTTTTTTAATCATCTCCCATAAAGAAAAAATAGCGCTTGAAGACATATTGACCCAACAGCCAATAAACAAATCATCATTGGTATTTGCATTGCCTCATGCAGAGGGAAGCCTATCTAAAGTACTTTCTATTTTGGCATTTTACAATATAAACCTATCCAAAATACAATCACTACCTGTGGTAGGTAGCGAATGGGAATATCTGTTTTATATCGATTTGGTATTTGAAGACTACAAACGCTATCAACAATCATTGAATGCCATTCGTCCTTTGACACGGAATTTAAAGAGTCTGGGTGAGTATCACGTGGGCAAAAGATCCTTTGACACAGTAAGCAATGACAACAAACCTCTTTCAGAACAAAAAACATTTTAA
- a CDS encoding methyl-accepting chemotaxis protein, producing the protein MKSMNDLKIGIRLSLFIGLAVILMLTILGIYIYRIQSEKIVQDTDAHMTEQVNDLSNLVRLQIQERQAQVSSAINVASEIVYSNGGLSLLTDEKIELEAINQVTKEVKSTEVFPLCLGGDVLYNNTYIVDKITELTGAKATIFQKIEGGYVRISTSVLKVDGNRAINTFIPEDSPVVAAIEQGEDFIGRAIVVDDWYLTAYRPLRLDGEVIGILFVGMPEKDLQNIKRMFSEKKYLQSGYPYIVNNKGTMIVHPTREGSTLDNEDFFKKIMGLEDEQGRTSYLWEGQNKIQYSKFIKEIDAYVVVSLYESEMLEILHHLRDVLVFSIIFSMIVIISINYFISRSLSVAIQKGVDFAKRISEGDLTAELNIHQKDEIGVLASSLTQMVDKLREIVSGINGGAKEIAKASYQISTGAQQVSQGASLQAVAAEEVSSSMEEMAANIQQNTDNAIQTERISLQAKKSMDLMGESGKKSITSIKEIVSKISIINDIVSQTNILALNAAVEAARAGEQGRGFAVVAAEVRKLAERSKVAADEIIFISTNSVTVTEEADSLINNLTPEIEKTANLVQEISSASSEQVSGVDQVNAALNDLNTVIQQNASASEELATSAEGLAGQAERLKTMISFLRLSAKDA; encoded by the coding sequence ATGAAAAGTATGAATGATCTAAAGATAGGAATAAGACTTAGCTTGTTTATTGGTCTGGCAGTAATATTAATGCTTACGATTTTAGGTATTTATATTTATCGAATACAAAGTGAGAAAATTGTGCAGGATACGGATGCGCATATGACCGAGCAGGTCAATGATTTATCGAATCTTGTGCGGCTTCAAATACAAGAACGGCAGGCGCAGGTTAGCTCGGCTATTAATGTTGCGTCCGAAATTGTGTATTCTAACGGAGGCTTAAGTTTATTAACTGATGAAAAAATAGAATTAGAAGCGATTAACCAAGTAACGAAAGAAGTTAAAAGTACTGAAGTATTTCCTTTATGTTTAGGTGGTGATGTTTTGTATAATAACACCTATATTGTTGATAAAATTACAGAATTGACTGGTGCAAAGGCGACTATTTTTCAAAAAATAGAAGGGGGTTATGTCCGCATTTCAACATCGGTATTAAAAGTAGATGGGAATAGAGCCATTAATACATTTATACCTGAAGATTCTCCTGTTGTAGCAGCAATAGAACAAGGTGAAGATTTTATTGGTAGAGCTATTGTTGTGGATGATTGGTATTTGACAGCTTATCGCCCCCTTAGGCTAGATGGCGAGGTGATTGGGATTTTATTTGTTGGAATGCCCGAAAAGGATTTACAAAACATAAAAAGAATGTTCAGTGAGAAAAAGTATTTGCAATCAGGCTATCCTTATATTGTGAACAATAAAGGAACAATGATTGTCCATCCAACGCGTGAAGGATCTACACTTGATAATGAAGATTTTTTTAAAAAAATCATGGGTTTGGAAGATGAACAAGGTCGAACATCTTATTTGTGGGAAGGACAAAATAAAATACAATATTCAAAATTTATTAAGGAGATTGATGCTTACGTCGTTGTTTCATTATATGAAAGTGAGATGTTGGAGATTCTCCATCATTTAAGAGATGTACTTGTTTTTTCTATTATTTTTAGCATGATTGTAATTATTAGTATCAATTATTTTATAAGTCGTTCATTGTCTGTTGCTATACAAAAGGGTGTTGATTTTGCAAAGAGAATTTCGGAAGGTGATTTAACAGCGGAGTTAAATATACATCAGAAGGATGAAATAGGTGTTTTGGCAAGTTCATTAACGCAAATGGTTGATAAACTGAGAGAAATTGTTTCTGGGATTAATGGAGGAGCAAAAGAAATTGCAAAGGCAAGCTATCAAATAAGTACAGGAGCACAACAAGTATCGCAGGGTGCCAGTTTGCAGGCAGTTGCAGCGGAAGAGGTTTCCTCGTCAATGGAAGAGATGGCTGCAAATATTCAACAAAATACAGACAACGCTATTCAAACCGAAAGGATTTCTTTGCAAGCCAAAAAGAGTATGGATTTAATGGGAGAGTCTGGTAAGAAAAGTATTACATCTATTAAGGAAATTGTAAGTAAAATTTCTATTATCAATGACATTGTGTCTCAGACTAATATTTTAGCACTCAATGCTGCGGTGGAGGCAGCTCGTGCTGGTGAGCAGGGGAGAGGTTTTGCTGTTGTGGCAGCAGAAGTTAGGAAGCTAGCAGAGCGTAGTAAAGTGGCAGCTGATGAAATTATATTTATTTCTACGAATAGTGTTACTGTAACTGAGGAAGCAGATTCCTTGATAAATAATTTAACTCCTGAGATTGAAAAAACAGCTAATTTGGTTCAGGAAATTAGCTCGGCGAGCAGTGAACAGGTATCAGGTGTTGATCAGGTGAATGCCGCATTAAATGATTTGAATACGGTTATTCAACAGAATGCATCCGCTTCTGAAGAATTGGCCACAAGTGCAGAAGGTTTAGCTGGTCAGGCTGAGCGCCTAAAGACAATGATTAGTTTTTTGAGGTTAAGTGCTAAAGATGCTTAA
- a CDS encoding T9SS type A sorting domain-containing protein, producing MKQVVFVFLTFIVSGYLSAQEVMFTESGEYLVPDGVTRLWIEAVGAGGNGGSNGMSGGGGGGYALGVYDVTPGQTLSVSIGAESKVDDLLSATAGVNASYSRDDDGFGIVGEGGIGTGGNIANYKGGDGGKGYYTYYGGGGGGAAGPNGNGQNGGDTYAYGAQDCPPEGGAAGESGGYPGGAGGKGAGYDNCAHGYGNSNPSTAPENYGGGGGGGNGSGYVSTAGAGGFVRISTASLVNGVTAIGLTLHAHDTESTYQWIDADYNNIDGATSRSFQVKDLGSYAVKLTQDGTTRTSSFTTITFDDFVGNSASFGATVFEESGEFIHDNFMTDDVLIEVVGAGGNGGSNGMSGGGGGGYASGMYTLTPNESLTVEVAEASVSGSVSSVGGLLSATSGSNASYTRDDDGFGVVGVGGVGADGNIANYTGGDGGKGYFTYYGGGGGGAAGRMGNGQNGGDTYAYGAQDCPPEGGAAGESGGYPGGAGGKGAGYDNCSHGYDNTNPSTDPDSYGGGGGGGNGSGYASTAGADGFVSISYCDFYIQMTRSSNVLTFENSSGISYQWLKISSDNSIEYLTDETGPSFEMPESDDQYALYAANGTCSLLSDLYTPYLPTDTRILEEAQIKVEVYPNPVRDVLYINADQEILKIQLISTSGKVIKASDGVSELNVQDVPKGLYLIHVTFHSGNTVHKVVIK from the coding sequence ATGAAACAGGTTGTATTTGTATTTCTAACCTTTATTGTCAGTGGATATTTGTCGGCTCAAGAAGTTATGTTTACCGAAAGTGGGGAATATCTTGTTCCTGATGGGGTGACTCGTTTGTGGATAGAAGCTGTGGGAGCAGGCGGTAATGGAGGGTCTAACGGTATGTCAGGTGGCGGCGGAGGAGGATATGCCTTGGGTGTTTATGATGTTACGCCAGGGCAAACGCTCAGTGTAAGCATAGGAGCCGAATCTAAGGTGGATGATTTATTATCAGCTACAGCAGGCGTTAATGCGAGTTATTCTCGTGATGATGATGGATTTGGTATTGTAGGTGAAGGCGGTATAGGTACGGGTGGAAATATAGCCAATTATAAAGGTGGTGATGGCGGTAAAGGTTACTACACCTATTATGGTGGTGGCGGCGGAGGGGCTGCTGGGCCTAATGGAAATGGACAAAATGGTGGGGATACTTATGCTTATGGTGCTCAAGATTGTCCACCTGAAGGTGGAGCGGCTGGAGAATCGGGAGGTTATCCTGGCGGAGCTGGAGGAAAAGGTGCGGGATACGATAACTGTGCGCATGGTTATGGAAACTCAAACCCTTCTACTGCCCCCGAAAACTACGGCGGTGGCGGTGGCGGAGGTAATGGTAGTGGTTATGTTTCTACAGCCGGGGCTGGCGGATTTGTTCGAATATCAACCGCTTCCTTGGTAAATGGAGTTACTGCCATTGGTTTGACTTTGCATGCTCATGATACCGAATCAACTTACCAATGGATTGATGCGGATTATAATAACATTGATGGTGCAACAAGTAGAAGCTTTCAAGTGAAGGATCTAGGTAGTTATGCAGTTAAGTTGACCCAAGATGGAACTACACGGACGTCTAGTTTTACGACTATTACCTTTGATGATTTTGTTGGTAATTCTGCTTCTTTTGGAGCTACTGTATTTGAAGAATCAGGTGAGTTTATTCATGATAATTTTATGACAGATGATGTTCTTATTGAAGTAGTAGGAGCAGGCGGTAATGGAGGATCTAACGGTATGTCAGGCGGCGGAGGAGGAGGTTATGCTTCGGGTATGTATACCTTGACTCCCAATGAAAGCCTAACGGTTGAAGTGGCAGAAGCGAGTGTTTCTGGTAGTGTATCTTCTGTAGGTGGTTTATTATCTGCTACTTCAGGTAGTAATGCTAGTTATACCAGAGACGATGATGGATTTGGTGTGGTTGGTGTTGGAGGTGTTGGAGCTGATGGAAATATCGCCAATTATACTGGTGGTGATGGAGGGAAAGGATACTTTACTTATTATGGCGGCGGTGGCGGCGGTGCGGCCGGTCGAATGGGTAATGGACAAAATGGTGGGGATACTTATGCTTATGGTGCTCAAGATTGTCCACCCGAGGGAGGTGCAGCAGGAGAATCTGGTGGTTACCCCGGTGGTGCTGGAGGAAAAGGAGCTGGTTACGACAATTGTAGCCATGGTTATGATAATACGAATCCGTCTACCGATCCAGATAGTTATGGCGGCGGCGGTGGCGGTGGAAATGGCTCCGGCTATGCTAGTACTGCGGGCGCTGATGGATTTGTAAGTATAAGTTATTGTGATTTCTATATTCAAATGACGCGATCTTCTAATGTATTAACATTCGAAAATTCAAGTGGAATTTCCTACCAATGGCTTAAAATTTCTTCGGATAACAGTATCGAATATCTAACGGATGAAACGGGTCCTTCTTTTGAGATGCCTGAATCCGACGATCAATATGCCTTATATGCTGCTAATGGTACTTGTTCTTTGTTGTCAGACTTGTATACACCATACTTACCAACCGACACAAGGATACTTGAGGAAGCGCAAATTAAGGTGGAGGTTTATCCTAATCCTGTTCGAGATGTTTTATATATTAATGCTGATCAGGAAATACTAAAGATTCAGCTTATCTCTACTTCAGGTAAAGTGATCAAAGCATCTGATGGTGTCTCAGAACTGAATGTGCAAGATGTTCCTAAAGGATTGTATTTAATTCATGTTACTTTTCATTCAGGAAATACGGTGCATAAGGTTGTGATCAAATAG
- a CDS encoding pyridoxal phosphate-dependent aminotransferase, which yields MMTVQPAHRISEVKEYYFSKKLREIDEMRQQGVQVINLGIGNPDRPPHTKVLEELNKTSSEKGNHGYQSYIGIPELRNAFSQWYLQYFNIELDANKEILPLMGSKEGIMHISMAFLNKGDQVLIPNPGYPTYASVSNLVEAEMITYDLEEELNWQPDFNKLEKLDLSKVKLMWVNYPNMPTGANATLELFNKLVTFGKKHNILICNDNPYSFILNDQPLSIFRVEGAKDICIELNSLSKSHNMAGWRVGMVAANEVFIQYILRVKSNMDSGMFKPLQLAAAHALNLDKTWYDEINSEYYQRRELAWKIMDMLNCTYHKEQSGMFIWAKIPDSVESAEQLSDFILNNAHVFITPGSIFGTQGERYIRISLCSTKEVLQQSIEKIKQLPIKTKSTEQA from the coding sequence ATGATGACCGTACAACCCGCCCATCGCATCAGCGAGGTAAAAGAATACTATTTCTCCAAAAAACTCAGAGAGATAGACGAAATGCGTCAACAGGGTGTTCAGGTGATTAATCTGGGCATAGGAAACCCTGACAGACCACCACACACGAAAGTGCTGGAAGAACTTAACAAGACTTCCTCGGAAAAAGGAAACCATGGATACCAGAGCTACATAGGTATACCGGAACTGCGAAATGCTTTTTCGCAATGGTATCTTCAATATTTTAACATTGAACTGGATGCCAACAAAGAAATACTGCCGCTCATGGGTTCCAAAGAAGGCATCATGCATATTTCCATGGCCTTTTTAAACAAAGGAGATCAGGTTCTTATCCCTAATCCCGGATACCCAACCTATGCTTCCGTCTCTAATTTAGTGGAGGCAGAAATGATCACCTACGATTTAGAGGAAGAGCTGAACTGGCAACCGGACTTTAATAAACTGGAAAAATTAGATCTATCAAAGGTAAAATTAATGTGGGTCAACTACCCCAATATGCCTACTGGAGCAAACGCTACCCTCGAGCTATTCAACAAACTCGTTACCTTTGGCAAAAAACACAATATATTGATTTGCAACGATAACCCGTACAGCTTCATCTTAAACGACCAACCCTTGAGCATATTTAGGGTCGAAGGTGCTAAAGACATCTGTATTGAACTAAATTCATTGAGCAAATCACACAATATGGCCGGCTGGCGCGTGGGTATGGTAGCCGCTAATGAGGTGTTTATTCAATATATCCTCAGGGTAAAAAGTAACATGGACAGTGGAATGTTTAAACCACTACAACTTGCTGCTGCACATGCCTTGAATCTGGACAAAACCTGGTACGATGAAATTAATAGCGAATATTACCAACGAAGGGAATTGGCGTGGAAAATCATGGATATGCTGAATTGCACCTACCACAAAGAACAGTCGGGCATGTTTATCTGGGCTAAAATTCCGGACTCGGTAGAATCTGCAGAACAACTTTCTGATTTTATATTAAATAATGCACATGTATTTATTACACCAGGAAGTATTTTCGGCACGCAAGGTGAAAGGTATATACGTATCTCACTTTGCTCTACAAAGGAAGTTTTACAGCAATCCATTGAAAAAATAAAACAACTTCCGATTAAAACAAAATCAACAGAACAAGCTTAA
- a CDS encoding CNNM domain-containing protein has protein sequence MTLLFAYLFLALFVSFLCSIMESVLLSTPQSFLIISQEKGHQWAQEFITLKTNIDRPLSAILSLNTVAHTIGAAGVGAQAIKVFGESSFGVVSAILTILILIVTEIIPKTIGAKYWRKLSKFTFYTIRAMMYITYPLVLLSSAITKLISHDSNENTVSREQIGVLASIGADEGVFSEKEHKIIQNVLKLKDIKVTQIMTPRVVVALADEQLSLGDFLKNKDFVKFSRIPIYAENDENITGYVFRQTVFEMLAEHKHDTKLKDIKRDILIVPNSIVIFSLWEKLLERKEHIALIVDEYGGLDGIITMEDIIETLLGLEIVDETDTVTDMQEYARQRWRAREAKYNLLDKIDRKTEEKSTPKDKS, from the coding sequence ATGACGCTTCTTTTCGCCTATTTATTTCTTGCTTTATTTGTCTCCTTTCTATGTTCCATCATGGAGTCAGTTTTACTCTCCACCCCCCAGTCTTTTTTAATCATTAGTCAGGAGAAAGGCCACCAATGGGCTCAGGAATTTATAACCTTGAAGACGAATATTGACAGACCCCTTTCTGCCATTCTTTCTCTAAACACCGTAGCTCATACCATTGGAGCAGCAGGTGTTGGTGCCCAAGCTATCAAAGTATTTGGAGAATCCTCCTTTGGGGTAGTATCTGCCATCCTCACCATATTAATTTTAATCGTTACAGAAATTATACCTAAAACAATTGGAGCCAAGTATTGGCGTAAACTATCTAAATTTACATTTTACACCATCCGAGCAATGATGTATATTACGTATCCATTGGTACTATTATCATCAGCTATCACCAAATTAATTTCCCACGACAGCAACGAAAACACGGTCAGCCGTGAACAAATTGGCGTACTAGCCAGCATTGGCGCCGACGAAGGTGTCTTTTCAGAGAAAGAGCATAAAATCATTCAAAATGTACTAAAACTAAAGGACATTAAGGTAACTCAAATTATGACCCCCAGGGTGGTAGTAGCCCTGGCTGATGAACAGCTTAGCTTAGGAGACTTTTTGAAGAACAAAGACTTCGTCAAATTTTCACGAATCCCTATTTATGCTGAAAACGACGAAAACATCACCGGTTATGTATTTCGCCAAACGGTATTTGAAATGTTAGCCGAACACAAGCACGATACAAAACTCAAAGATATCAAAAGAGATATTCTCATTGTTCCTAACTCCATCGTCATCTTTTCTTTATGGGAAAAGCTATTGGAAAGAAAAGAACACATCGCACTCATTGTGGATGAATATGGTGGCTTGGATGGTATCATTACAATGGAAGACATTATAGAGACACTACTAGGACTAGAAATTGTGGATGAAACGGACACGGTAACCGACATGCAGGAATACGCCCGCCAAAGATGGAGAGCCAGAGAAGCCAAATACAATTTATTAGATAAAATAGACAGAAAAACGGAAGAAAAATCGACACCCAAAGATAAATCTTAA
- a CDS encoding prephenate dehydrogenase/arogenate dehydrogenase family protein yields the protein MKICILGAGKMGTWLTDALCLDHDVAIYDPNLEKLKYIFNTQRLTRLEEITAFEPELLINAVTLKFTIAAFQETIPYLPKNCIISDISSVKTGFQEFYEETGMRYVSIHPMFGPTFGNLKSLREHHAIIISEGDQAGKKFFKDFFSTLGLNIHEYTFIQHDETIAYSLSIPFSSTLVFAACMKKQDAPGTTFSKHFDIAKGLLSEDDYLLSEILFNPFTSSQVEKIRLKLKELLAIIDEKDTKKMKKFLQEVRNNIQ from the coding sequence ATGAAAATCTGTATACTAGGAGCCGGAAAAATGGGCACATGGCTTACCGATGCACTTTGTCTCGACCATGATGTAGCTATTTACGACCCCAACTTAGAAAAACTCAAGTACATATTTAACACACAACGCTTAACCAGGCTGGAAGAAATAACAGCATTTGAACCAGAACTATTAATAAATGCTGTTACCTTAAAATTTACCATTGCTGCCTTTCAGGAAACCATTCCTTATCTACCTAAGAACTGCATCATATCTGATATCTCTTCTGTAAAAACAGGTTTTCAAGAATTTTATGAAGAAACCGGTATGCGCTATGTCTCTATTCACCCGATGTTTGGGCCTACCTTCGGCAACCTCAAATCACTGCGCGAACACCATGCCATCATCATATCAGAAGGAGACCAAGCCGGGAAAAAGTTTTTTAAGGATTTTTTCAGCACACTGGGCTTGAACATTCATGAATATACCTTTATTCAACATGACGAAACCATCGCTTATTCCTTATCCATACCCTTCTCCTCTACCCTTGTGTTTGCCGCTTGCATGAAAAAACAAGATGCGCCAGGAACCACATTTAGCAAACATTTTGATATTGCCAAGGGCTTGTTAAGTGAAGATGATTATTTACTTTCCGAAATTTTGTTCAACCCCTTTACCAGTAGTCAGGTGGAAAAAATAAGGTTAAAACTAAAAGAACTATTGGCCATTATAGACGAAAAGGATACAAAAAAGATGAAAAAGTTTTTGCAAGAGGTTAGAAACAATATTCAATAA
- a CDS encoding RBBP9/YdeN family alpha/beta hydrolase — translation MIYYFTLPGLGNSDENHWQSHFEKILPNCRRIEQDNWDKPVREAWVDRVEEAVRGIDLSQVVFISHSLGGITLSHWVRTYHKKIKAALIVAPPCVENVSPEYGLESFLPVPKTKLPFSTLLVASSNDPWSSIDQSQKLAENWGSDFVNIGHAGHINSDSGLGMWSQGQRLLNDLLQPLDK, via the coding sequence ATGATTTACTATTTTACCTTGCCTGGCTTAGGGAATTCGGATGAGAATCATTGGCAAAGTCATTTCGAAAAAATACTGCCTAATTGTAGGCGCATTGAGCAAGATAATTGGGATAAGCCTGTGCGTGAAGCATGGGTGGATCGTGTTGAGGAGGCTGTTAGAGGCATCGATTTGTCTCAGGTGGTTTTTATAAGCCATAGCCTGGGAGGGATTACTTTGTCGCACTGGGTGCGTACATACCATAAAAAAATAAAGGCCGCGTTGATTGTGGCTCCGCCTTGTGTGGAAAATGTGTCTCCGGAATATGGTTTAGAGTCTTTTTTGCCTGTGCCCAAAACTAAGCTGCCTTTTTCAACTCTATTGGTTGCCAGTAGTAACGACCCGTGGTCAAGTATTGACCAATCCCAAAAGTTGGCTGAGAATTGGGGGAGTGATTTTGTAAATATTGGCCATGCGGGTCATATTAATTCTGATTCAGGATTGGGGATGTGGAGTCAAGGACAGCGTTTGTTAAATGATTTATTGCAGCCACTAGATAAGTAA
- a CDS encoding bifunctional 3-deoxy-7-phosphoheptulonate synthase/chorismate mutase type II: MVKLDLEKISLPGLDLERPWVIAGPCSAETEEQVMETATQLSADGFKIFRAGIWKPRTRPGAFEGVGTIGLPWLKKVKEELGMFVGTEVANAHHVFEAIKHGIDILWIGARTTANPFAVQEIADALKGVDIPVLVKNPVNPDLELWIGALERINQAGIKKLAAIHRGFSTYDKTKYRNHPQWQIPIELKRRCPDLPIICDPSHISGKSELIYEISQEAMDLGFDGLLVESHRCPTKAWSDAKQQVTPSELKEITDKIVLREPKIGEKPRVTLDELRQKIDKLDDAVLSTLQKRMEISEAIGTYKKENNITILQTRRYDEIMNNRKERGAKLGLSDEFLTKLFESIHEESVTRQNKIMNQ; this comes from the coding sequence ATGGTAAAATTAGACCTTGAAAAAATCAGCCTTCCAGGACTTGACTTAGAACGTCCTTGGGTAATCGCCGGTCCTTGCAGCGCCGAAACAGAAGAGCAAGTAATGGAAACTGCCACCCAGCTATCAGCGGATGGTTTTAAAATATTCAGAGCAGGAATATGGAAGCCCAGAACACGTCCGGGGGCTTTTGAAGGTGTAGGAACCATCGGTTTGCCATGGCTTAAAAAGGTTAAAGAAGAGTTGGGCATGTTCGTTGGAACTGAAGTAGCCAATGCACACCACGTTTTTGAAGCCATTAAACATGGCATCGACATTCTTTGGATTGGCGCCCGTACTACTGCCAACCCCTTTGCTGTTCAAGAAATTGCCGATGCGCTCAAGGGTGTTGACATTCCGGTATTGGTAAAAAATCCGGTCAATCCCGATTTGGAGCTTTGGATTGGTGCTCTGGAAAGAATCAACCAGGCTGGCATCAAAAAATTAGCAGCTATTCATCGCGGTTTCTCTACCTACGACAAGACCAAATACCGTAACCACCCACAATGGCAAATCCCCATAGAACTAAAACGTCGCTGTCCTGACCTACCCATTATCTGCGACCCATCGCACATCAGTGGTAAATCCGAATTAATTTATGAGATATCACAAGAAGCAATGGACCTGGGTTTCGATGGTCTACTTGTTGAATCGCACCGCTGTCCAACCAAAGCATGGAGCGATGCCAAACAACAAGTTACACCAAGCGAACTAAAGGAAATAACCGACAAAATAGTTCTTCGAGAGCCTAAGATTGGCGAAAAACCAAGGGTTACCTTAGATGAGCTACGCCAGAAAATAGACAAGTTGGATGACGCAGTGCTGAGCACACTTCAAAAACGTATGGAGATCTCAGAGGCCATTGGTACCTATAAAAAAGAAAATAACATTACCATTTTACAAACACGACGTTATGATGAAATCATGAATAACCGTAAAGAACGCGGAGCAAAACTGGGTCTGTCAGACGAGTTTTTAACCAAGCTCTTCGAAAGCATTCACGAAGAGTCCGTTACGCGCCAAAACAAAATAATGAATCAATAA
- a CDS encoding DKNYY domain-containing protein, translating into MSTVSIVITIIILAGFLLFTSCKHFSGAVNKELSDSYYYNRNKSAIQYSPMGNWFELGNTKMDADVASFEVLGRDYGKDMHKIYFKASDISNEVDYATFWVKEHFAFDQNHVYVAIEYLPYELVENVPSSKKLLIIEGANPQSFVNINNDWSKDDKLYFYNYQAVEVDYASFEILNETCSKDKNTVYLHHKDGIIASDIDVVSVQVIDKHYVADRDRLYSFERWEEDSEKAMTIIPLLDARTIEVLEHGYLLVDDGVYYNNVRMPMAHRASFKIWKDTYYGVDKNYVYYCEMPIEGADQESFHVFAYQSYAKDKNNAYYVGKPMKGVDVESFGPKDKNGSGLFKDKNHIYRGDEIVRE; encoded by the coding sequence ATGTCAACAGTAAGCATTGTTATTACTATAATTATTTTGGCAGGTTTTCTGCTTTTTACATCTTGTAAACATTTTAGTGGGGCTGTTAATAAGGAACTATCTGATAGTTATTATTATAATAGGAATAAAAGTGCCATTCAATATAGCCCCATGGGTAACTGGTTTGAACTCGGTAACACCAAGATGGATGCGGATGTTGCTTCGTTTGAAGTGCTGGGACGTGATTATGGAAAAGATATGCATAAGATTTACTTCAAAGCAAGCGATATAAGTAACGAGGTGGATTATGCTACATTCTGGGTAAAGGAACATTTTGCTTTCGATCAAAATCATGTTTATGTAGCCATTGAGTATTTACCATACGAACTTGTTGAAAATGTGCCTTCCTCCAAAAAGCTCTTAATTATAGAGGGGGCCAATCCTCAAAGTTTTGTGAATATAAATAATGACTGGAGTAAGGATGATAAGTTGTACTTTTATAATTACCAGGCTGTTGAAGTAGATTATGCTTCCTTTGAGATACTTAACGAAACTTGTAGTAAAGATAAAAATACGGTGTATTTACACCATAAGGATGGGATTATCGCTTCAGATATTGATGTTGTGAGTGTGCAGGTGATTGATAAACATTATGTTGCGGATAGGGATAGACTGTATTCATTTGAAAGGTGGGAAGAGGATAGCGAAAAAGCCATGACCATCATTCCGCTGCTGGATGCTAGAACCATAGAGGTTTTAGAACATGGCTATTTATTGGTGGATGATGGTGTTTATTATAACAATGTGCGGATGCCGATGGCTCATCGTGCTTCTTTTAAGATCTGGAAGGATACTTATTATGGTGTAGATAAAAATTATGTGTACTATTGTGAAATGCCGATAGAAGGAGCTGACCAGGAATCTTTTCATGTGTTTGCTTATCAGTCTTATGCGAAGGATAAAAATAATGCTTACTATGTAGGTAAGCCTATGAAGGGTGTTGATGTGGAATCTTTCGGACCCAAAGATAAAAATGGTTCAGGCCTCTTTAAAGACAAAAACCATATTTATAGAGGAGATGAAATTGTAAGGGAATAG